The following is a genomic window from Desulfotomaculum sp..
GGAAGCTGCCTGCCTGGCGGCGCATTTCAGCAAGGCCAGACAGAATAAAAATGTTCCCGTGGATTATACATTTCGTAAGAATGTACATAAACCGCCTGGCGCAAAGCCGGGTTTTGTCACTTATACCGGCCAGCGAACGATAAATGCAAATCCTGATGAAGAGATGGTGCTTAAACTGGCCGGAAATAAATTGTAAAGGGGTACAAAGTGGAGGTTTTTGCGTTAACAGGCCCCAGCGGAACTGGAAAAAGCCACCGTGCAATAGCGCTTGCTCACGAGTTGGATGCAGATCTGATTATTGATGACGGCCTGGTCATCAAAGGAACTCAAATACTCGCGGGTTCATCCGCAAAAAAGCAGCCTACCCGGATAGGAGCCATAAAGACTGCGCTTTTTCTTGACAAAAACGAGGCGGAACTGGCCAGATCGGCAATTTTGAAATTTGTCCCTCAGAGAGTGCTGATTCTGGCAACATCCAAACGGATGGCTGAAAGAATAAGAAACAATCTCAGACTTGATTCTTTCAGCAGGATTATTTCTATAGAAGAAGTGGCGTCACCCAAAGAAATCCGCAAAGCCAGGATGCTTCGCAAGCAGCACAGCAAACATGTTATTCCTGCTCCTACTGTGGAAGTTCAAAAATCTTTTCCGGATACATTAATTGATCCTTTACAGGTCTTTTTAAAGCGCAAAAGCACACCCGAGATAAAAAGCTGGTCGGAGCAATCAGTTGTGCGGCCTTCCTTTACAGGCTATGGTAAAATCTCTGTTTCCCACAGCGCTTTAATATCTATTATTACCAGGGCAGCCGAAGAAATTGACGGTGTTAAGAAAACAGGCAGAGTGCATATTACACGATCGGAACAGGACGTTGTTCTGGATCTGTTTCCGACGATAATTCATGGCTATAACTTAAAAACTGTGAGCCACAAAGTGCAGTATGCGGTCAAGAAACGCGTTGAAGATATGACAGGTCTTACTGTTAAGGCAGTAAACGTTTTAGTTAAAGATTTGAGTTTAAAAGATTAATTTATTTTGAATTATTTCCAGCAGTATCTTATATGTACCGGCAAGAGCACGCGCCCGGTGGCTGATTTTATTTTTTACATCAGGTTCGAGTTCGGCAAAAGTCTTCTCAAATTCGGGTACATAAAAAAGAGGATCATAACCGAATCCTCCGGCGCCTTTTTGTTCAAAAGCGATTAACCCATGGCAGCTGCCTTCGGCGGTAAAAATCCTTCCGGATGGGGTGGCAATTGCCACAACACAAAAAAATCGCGCCTTACGTTGTTCCCAGGGTACGTTCTTCAATAATTTTAGAAGTTTCGTGTTGTTAGCAAGATCATCGCTTTTTTCGCCCGCGAAACGCGCTGAAAATATTCCCGGGGCGCCGTTCAAATAATCTACCTCTAATCCCGAATCGTCGCCCATTGCCAGGCAGCCGGTTGCCAGAGCGACAGTTTTAGCCTTCTTTAAGGCATTCTCAGTAAATGTAGATCCATCCTCAATGATCTCGGGCAATTCGGGATATAAAGACAGGGAAACCACCTCAAGATCAAGTGGGCTCAGCAAAGAAATTAGTTCTTTAGTTTTTCCCTGGTTGCGGGTTGCCAGAATTAGTTTCATATCATTATCCTTTTAATATAAGAAGTAAGTGTCTCCTTCCTGCGCAAGAACTACCGGACGGCCATATCCTTCCTGGGCCTGGGAGCGTAGCTGCTCAAGATCATATTCAGGGTAAAAGTGAGTTATAATAAGTTCCTTGACTTTAGCCCGCGCAGCCAGTTCCCCGGCCTGCCGCGCAGTAAAATGCAGCTCTTTGAAAGCCTCCAGGTCTTTATCCAGTCCGCTTGCCTCACAAAGGAAGATACCGGCTTTTTCAGCAAGCTCGGTTAACTCTTTGCCGGGTATTGCGTCCCCGGAATAAACCAGATAACCGGAGCCTTCTATTCCCAAGGCGTAGGCGCTCATGGTTGAATGATGCACTGGAAGAAAAGAAATATTCACTGCGCCGATCTTAGCCTGCCGCACACTGGCGCCGGAAGACAGCTTTTCAACCGGCAGGTCTTCAATAGGCGTTACCTCAAAGGCATCCGAGCAGGATTGAAGTTCCTTGAAAATATGGTGTGGTTCCGAGGGT
Proteins encoded in this region:
- a CDS encoding Asp23/Gls24 family envelope stress response protein, which produces MEVFALTGPSGTGKSHRAIALAHELDADLIIDDGLVIKGTQILAGSSAKKQPTRIGAIKTALFLDKNEAELARSAILKFVPQRVLILATSKRMAERIRNNLRLDSFSRIISIEEVASPKEIRKARMLRKQHSKHVIPAPTVEVQKSFPDTLIDPLQVFLKRKSTPEIKSWSEQSVVRPSFTGYGKISVSHSALISIITRAAEEIDGVKKTGRVHITRSEQDVVLDLFPTIIHGYNLKTVSHKVQYAVKKRVEDMTGLTVKAVNVLVKDLSLKD
- a CDS encoding MBL fold metallo-hydrolase; translated protein: MRLTVLGCWAPYAPVDGACSGYLLQDGGANILLDLGHGAFSRLGHFIHHADIKAAVITHLHPDHYVDLHCLRHATRGALRDGLRRNHIQLFLPSEPHHIFKELQSCSDAFEVTPIEDLPVEKLSSGASVRQAKIGAVNISFLPVHHSTMSAYALGIEGSGYLVYSGDAIPGKELTELAEKAGIFLCEASGLDKDLEAFKELHFTARQAGELAARAKVKELIITHFYPEYDLEQLRSQAQEGYGRPVVLAQEGDTYFLY
- a CDS encoding non-canonical purine NTP pyrophosphatase codes for the protein MKLILATRNQGKTKELISLLSPLDLEVVSLSLYPELPEIIEDGSTFTENALKKAKTVALATGCLAMGDDSGLEVDYLNGAPGIFSARFAGEKSDDLANNTKLLKLLKNVPWEQRKARFFCVVAIATPSGRIFTAEGSCHGLIAFEQKGAGGFGYDPLFYVPEFEKTFAELEPDVKNKISHRARALAGTYKILLEIIQNKLIF